The Mycobacteriales bacterium nucleotide sequence TCGCGACCGACCTGCGCCTCTACCTGCGCGACCACGGCCGCGCCGTCGTCGGCCGCGTCGCCGAGCTCGAGAGCGCGCTGGTGGAGCTCGCCGCCCAGCACCTCGACACCCCGGCTCCCGGCATGACCCATCTGCAGCACGCCCAGCCGGTGCTGTTCGGCCACCAGCTGCTCGCCCACGTCCAGGCCCTCGCCCGCGACGTCCACCGCCTCCGCGACTGGGACCTGCGCGCGTCGGTCTCCCCGCTGGGCTCCGGCGCCCTGGCCGGCTCGTCGCTGCCGGTCGACCCGATCTCCACCGCGGCCGAGCTCGGCTTCGGCAGCGCCGCCCCCAACTCCATGGACGCCGTGTCCGACCGCGACTTCGTCGCCGAGTTCCTGTTCTGCGCGGCGCTGCTCGGGGTCCACCTCTCCCGCTACGGCGAGGAGGTCGTGCTCTGGAACTCCACGGAGTTCGGCTGGGTCACCCTCGATGACGCCTTCTCGACCGGCTCGTCGATCATGCCGCAGAAGAAGAACCCCGACGTGGCCGAGCTCGCCCGCGGCAAGGCGGGTCGGCTGATCGGTCACGTCGCCGGCTCGCTCGCCATGCTGAAGGGCCTGCCGCTGACCTACGACCGCGACATGCAGGAGGCGCAGGAGCCCTGCTTCGACGCGGTCGAGACGCTGCTGCTCGTTCTGCCCGCGCTGGCCGGGATGACCTCGACGATGACCGTCAACGCCGACCGCCTCGAGGCGACCGCGGCCGACGGCTTCGCGCTGGCCACCGACGTCGCCGAGCTGCTCGTGAAGAACGGCGTGCCCTTCCGCGACGCCCACGAGGCCGTCGGTCACCTCGTCGTGTGGTGCACCGTCAACGGCAAGGACATGCACGAGCTCACCGACGCCGAGCTCGCGCACGTCTCGCCGCACCTCACGCCCGACGTCCGTGACGTGCTCGACGTCCGCGGGGCCATCGCGGCCCGTGACGGCCACGGCGGCACCGCGCCCGTCCGGGTCGCGGAGCAGCTCGAGGTGCTGCGCATCGAGGTCGAGTCCCACCGGCGCTGGGCGATGTCCACCCCCGAGTGAGCCACCCCCTCACCGGACCGGTCGAGCAGGTCGCCCCGCGGCTGCTCGGCGCGACGCTGTCGCTCGGCGGCATCGCGGTGCGCCTCACCGAGGTCGAGGCCTACGCCGGCACCGGTGAGGACCCGGGCTCCCACGCCCACCGCGGCCTGACCCCGCGCAACGCCGTGATGTTCGGGCCCGCCGGTCGGGCCTACGTCTACTTCAGCTACGGCATGCACTGGTGCCTCAACGTCGTCACCGGCCCCGAGGGCCGCGCCGCCGCGGTGCTGCTGCGCGCCGGCGAGGTCGTCGAGGGGCTCGACCTCGCCCGCGTCCGCCGACCGGGGGTGCGCGACCGCGACCTGTGCCGCGGTCCCGCTCGGCTGTGCCGCACGCTCGGGGTCGACGGCGCGTACGACGGCAAGGACCTGCTCGACGCCGCGTCCCCGCTGCGACTGCTGCTCGCGCCGATCGCGCGGACGGGGGTGCTGACCGGTCCACGGGTCGGGGTCGCGGGGGAGGGGGCACCCACCCCGTGGCGGTTCTGGCTCCCCGACGAGCCGACCGTCAGCCCCTACCGCGCGGCCGTGCGACGGGTCCGTAGGGTCGGGCCATGAGGCTCCAGGGACAGGTCGGGGTCGTCACCGGCGCCGGTCGTGGCATCGGGCGCGTGATCGCCACCGCGCTCGCCGCCGAGGGCATGCGGCTGACGCTCGTGGCCCGCACCGGCGCACAGGTCCGCTCTCTGGCCGAGGAGCTCGAGCGCGACCACGGCGCCCGGGTCCTGCCGGTCGCCGCCGACGTCACCGACCCCGCAGCGGTCGACCGCCTCGTCATGCACACCGAGCAGCAGCTCGGTCCCGTCGACCTGCTCGTCAACAACGCCGCGCGCATCGAGAGCGCCGAGCTGCCGTTCTGGGAGTCCGACCGCGACGAGCTGTGGTCGGTCGTCGAGACCAACCTGCGCGGGCCGCTGCTCATGACCCGCGCGCTGCTGCCCCCGATGGTCGGCCGCGGCCGCGGCCACGTCGTCACCCTCACCAGCCGCGCCCGCGCCGCGACCCGCACCGGCACCTACACCGGCTACGCCGTGTCCAAGCGCGCGCTGACCGTGCTCACCGAGTCGCTCACCGCGCCCCTGGCCGGCACCGGTGTCGTCGTCCTCGACGTCCTGCCCGGCCTGGTCCGCACCGAGATGACCCTGTCGATGCCGGTCTGGGACGGCACCACCGAGTGGGACGACGCCGCCTGGACCGCCCGCACCGTCGTCGACGCCGCCCTCGGGCTCCACGACGGCGCCCACGGCAGCCTGCTCGACGCTCGCGCCCTCCACCGCCCCACCCCCTGACCCGCCCCCCGTCGCGCGGCGGGGGAGCGCAACCCGGTGGCGCCCGTACGGGAGGATCACCGGGTGACCGAGCCGCTCCGTGACCCCGACCCGTCGACCCTCCCCACCGTCCTTCCCACCGTCTTTCCCACGGTGGCCCCCGTGGCCGACGTGCTGGCCGACCTCGAGTGGCGCGGGTTGCTCGCACAGACCACCGACCGCGACGCCCTGGCCAAGGACCTCGGCGACGGGATCACGCTCTACTGCGGCTTCGACCCCACCGCTGACAGCCTTCACCTCGGCAACTGCGTCCCGCTGTTCGCGCTGCGCCGCTTCCAGCTCGC carries:
- the argH gene encoding argininosuccinate lyase translates to MTERTSLWGGRFEGGPAEALARLSVSVHFDWRLAPYDLLSSKAHARVLHRAGLLDDTELTRMLGALDDLREEVRAGQFRPTFDDEDVHTALERGLLEKLGSLGGKLRAGRSRNDQVATDLRLYLRDHGRAVVGRVAELESALVELAAQHLDTPAPGMTHLQHAQPVLFGHQLLAHVQALARDVHRLRDWDLRASVSPLGSGALAGSSLPVDPISTAAELGFGSAAPNSMDAVSDRDFVAEFLFCAALLGVHLSRYGEEVVLWNSTEFGWVTLDDAFSTGSSIMPQKKNPDVAELARGKAGRLIGHVAGSLAMLKGLPLTYDRDMQEAQEPCFDAVETLLLVLPALAGMTSTMTVNADRLEATAADGFALATDVAELLVKNGVPFRDAHEAVGHLVVWCTVNGKDMHELTDAELAHVSPHLTPDVRDVLDVRGAIAARDGHGGTAPVRVAEQLEVLRIEVESHRRWAMSTPE
- a CDS encoding SDR family oxidoreductase; amino-acid sequence: MRLQGQVGVVTGAGRGIGRVIATALAAEGMRLTLVARTGAQVRSLAEELERDHGARVLPVAADVTDPAAVDRLVMHTEQQLGPVDLLVNNAARIESAELPFWESDRDELWSVVETNLRGPLLMTRALLPPMVGRGRGHVVTLTSRARAATRTGTYTGYAVSKRALTVLTESLTAPLAGTGVVVLDVLPGLVRTEMTLSMPVWDGTTEWDDAAWTARTVVDAALGLHDGAHGSLLDARALHRPTP
- a CDS encoding DNA-3-methyladenine glycosylase, whose product is MSHPLTGPVEQVAPRLLGATLSLGGIAVRLTEVEAYAGTGEDPGSHAHRGLTPRNAVMFGPAGRAYVYFSYGMHWCLNVVTGPEGRAAAVLLRAGEVVEGLDLARVRRPGVRDRDLCRGPARLCRTLGVDGAYDGKDLLDAASPLRLLLAPIARTGVLTGPRVGVAGEGAPTPWRFWLPDEPTVSPYRAAVRRVRRVGP